A genomic segment from uncultured Alistipes sp. encodes:
- a CDS encoding 4-phosphoerythronate dehydrogenase has protein sequence MKIVADNAIPFLKGVLEPFAEVRYLPGREIARDDVREADALVTRTRTRCDKRLLEGSRVRMIATATIGFDHIDLDWCSRNDIEVATAAGCNARGVLQWVAAVLARLSRTQGWRPEERTLGIIGVGHVGSLIKSYAEAWGFRVLCCDPPREEREHCGFLPLDAVAREADLLTLHTPLDDSTRHMACERLFRKMKPGAVIINSSRGEVVDGEALLRSPLQWVLDVWEHEPALNPVLLDRALLATPHIAGYSLQGKANATALAVAALSRHFGLPLDGWYPSEVTPSVPHPISWLELCRTIPEVYDIEAESRRLKADVSRFEALRDHYEYRREYF, from the coding sequence ATGAAGATTGTAGCCGATAATGCCATTCCTTTTCTAAAAGGGGTTCTCGAACCCTTCGCCGAGGTGCGCTATCTCCCCGGGCGGGAAATCGCCCGCGACGACGTCCGCGAGGCCGATGCGCTGGTGACCCGGACCCGGACGCGCTGCGACAAGCGGCTTCTGGAGGGCTCCCGCGTGCGGATGATCGCCACGGCGACCATCGGATTCGACCACATCGACCTCGACTGGTGCTCCCGGAACGACATCGAGGTGGCCACGGCCGCCGGATGCAACGCCCGCGGCGTGCTGCAGTGGGTTGCCGCCGTGCTCGCCCGCCTCTCCCGCACCCAGGGCTGGAGGCCCGAGGAACGAACCTTGGGAATCATCGGGGTCGGACACGTCGGATCGCTCATCAAAAGTTATGCCGAAGCGTGGGGTTTCCGCGTTCTCTGCTGCGACCCCCCGCGCGAGGAGCGCGAGCACTGCGGGTTCCTCCCGCTCGACGCCGTGGCCCGGGAGGCCGACCTGCTCACCCTCCACACCCCGCTCGACGACTCGACCCGCCACATGGCCTGCGAGCGTCTCTTCCGGAAGATGAAGCCCGGAGCCGTCATTATCAACTCCTCGCGCGGGGAGGTCGTCGACGGAGAGGCCCTGCTCCGAAGCCCGCTGCAATGGGTGCTCGACGTCTGGGAGCATGAACCCGCCCTCAATCCCGTGCTGCTCGACCGAGCCCTCCTCGCAACCCCCCACATCGCCGGGTACTCCCTGCAGGGGAAAGCCAATGCCACGGCCCTCGCGGTAGCGGCGCTGAGCCGCCATTTCGGGCTGCCGCTCGACGGGTGGTACCCCTCCGAAGTGACCCCCTCCGTACCGCATCCGATTTCGTGGCTGGAGCTTTGCAGAACCATTCCGGAGGTCTACGACATCGAGGCCGAAAGCCGTCGGCTGAAGGCGGACGTCTCCCGCTTCGAGGCCCTGCGCGACCACTACGAATACCGCCGCGAATATTTTTAG
- a CDS encoding quinone-dependent dihydroorotate dehydrogenase, producing MYRKIIKPLLFSLSIERAHRAVILLLRVIGLIPGGRWLLHKCYAVEHPALEREVFGIRFANPVGVAAGFDRNGEAFRELAAMGFGFVEIGTITPQPQSGNPRPRVFRLPKDRAIIHRIGLANRGLETSIRHLRKPHEGVIVGCNIGKNTATPVENAPADYLKLFRNLYQYADYFTVNISCDNACRDGSTHTREQILRILEPLFDFRRGQNQYRPVMLKVSPDMPDEVVDRVADILLETPLDGIVATNGTYCREGLKTSRKALEEIGNGRLGGAPLTRRAVEIVRRIHTRSGGTFPIIGVGGLMTPDDVRAMLDAGADLVQLYTGYIYEGPGLVGEICRALIADEERRRAEAAKTEAKAPENAGNAGTSAIAAEAPAGHSEKSPETASGTSGEPAGMSAGSAPEHSGKQA from the coding sequence ATGTACCGTAAGATCATAAAGCCCTTGCTCTTCTCGCTCTCCATCGAGCGGGCACACCGGGCCGTCATCCTCCTGCTGCGTGTCATCGGACTGATCCCCGGGGGGCGCTGGCTGCTGCACAAATGCTACGCCGTGGAACACCCCGCCCTCGAACGCGAGGTTTTCGGCATCCGTTTCGCCAATCCCGTGGGCGTCGCAGCCGGATTCGACCGCAACGGCGAGGCTTTTCGGGAACTGGCGGCAATGGGCTTCGGATTCGTGGAGATCGGAACCATCACCCCGCAGCCCCAGTCGGGAAACCCCCGGCCCCGCGTCTTCCGGCTCCCCAAGGACCGCGCCATCATCCACCGCATCGGACTCGCAAACCGCGGACTCGAAACCTCGATCCGCCATCTGCGCAAGCCCCATGAGGGCGTAATCGTCGGCTGCAACATCGGGAAAAACACCGCAACGCCCGTCGAGAATGCCCCGGCCGACTACCTGAAACTCTTCCGCAATCTCTACCAGTACGCGGACTACTTCACCGTAAACATCAGCTGCGACAACGCCTGCCGCGACGGGTCGACCCATACCCGGGAACAGATCCTCCGCATCCTCGAACCCCTGTTCGACTTCCGCCGCGGGCAGAACCAGTACCGGCCCGTCATGCTCAAGGTATCGCCCGACATGCCCGACGAGGTGGTCGACCGCGTGGCCGACATCCTCCTCGAAACCCCGCTCGACGGAATCGTCGCCACCAACGGCACCTACTGCCGGGAGGGGCTGAAGACCAGCCGCAAAGCCCTCGAAGAGATCGGAAACGGTCGCCTCGGAGGTGCCCCGCTGACGCGCCGTGCCGTGGAGATCGTCCGGCGCATCCACACCCGTTCGGGCGGGACGTTCCCCATCATCGGGGTGGGCGGGCTGATGACCCCCGACGACGTGCGCGCGATGCTCGACGCCGGCGCCGATCTCGTACAGCTCTACACCGGATACATCTACGAAGGCCCGGGGCTGGTCGGCGAGATCTGCCGCGCCCTGATCGCCGATGAGGAGCGCCGTCGGGCCGAGGCGGCAAAAACCGAAGCAAAGGCTCCGGAAAACGCCGGAAACGCCGGAACTTCAGCCATTGCGGCGGAGGCCCCCGCCGGACATTCGGAAAAATCCCCGGAAACAGCATCCGGAACCTCCGGAGAACCCGCCGGGATGTCGGCGGGAAGCGCCCCGGAACACTCCGGAAAACAGGCATAA
- a CDS encoding competence/damage-inducible protein A — translation MKASIITIGDEILIGQIVDTNSVSIAKHLNSAGIVVREKISIGDDRSQIVETVTRSMENAQVTVITGGLGPTKDDITKKTLAELFHSEMRYDETVAAHVEKMLTARGIEFNDLNRSQALVPACCTVLFNAYGTAPGMWFERDGHVVVSLPGVPYEMEHLMQDEVMPRLKAHFSLRQIVHRTMITAGLAESMLAKRIENWENALPPYLKLAYLPNPGAVRLRLSAYEVEGESVAREIDRQFEALRKLIPEYFIGFETASIQELVHGILTERGLTLATAESCTGGVIAARFTAMPGASAYFRCGVVAYSNEAKADILGVDADDIARYGAVSEQVVRQMAEGVRRVARADYAVATSGIAGPTGGSPEKPVGTVWIAVATPRQTIALCKQCGADRSQVIDRASAFAIALLRDALQGK, via the coding sequence ATGAAAGCATCGATCATTACCATCGGCGATGAGATCCTCATCGGCCAGATCGTGGACACCAATTCGGTATCCATTGCCAAGCACCTCAATTCGGCGGGCATCGTCGTCCGCGAGAAGATCTCCATCGGCGACGACCGTTCGCAGATCGTCGAAACCGTCACGCGGTCCATGGAGAACGCCCAGGTGACGGTCATTACCGGCGGACTCGGCCCCACGAAAGACGACATCACCAAAAAGACCCTTGCGGAGCTCTTCCACAGCGAGATGCGCTACGACGAGACGGTCGCCGCACACGTCGAGAAGATGCTCACGGCACGCGGCATCGAATTCAACGACCTGAACCGCTCGCAGGCCCTCGTCCCGGCATGCTGCACCGTGCTCTTCAACGCCTACGGCACCGCTCCCGGCATGTGGTTCGAACGCGACGGGCATGTCGTCGTCTCGCTGCCCGGGGTTCCCTACGAGATGGAGCACCTCATGCAGGACGAGGTCATGCCCCGGCTCAAGGCCCACTTCTCGCTGCGGCAGATCGTCCACCGCACGATGATCACCGCGGGGCTGGCCGAATCGATGCTCGCCAAACGCATCGAAAACTGGGAGAACGCCCTCCCGCCCTACCTCAAGCTGGCCTATCTGCCCAACCCGGGAGCCGTGCGCCTGCGCCTCTCGGCCTACGAGGTCGAGGGCGAAAGCGTCGCCCGGGAGATCGACCGCCAGTTCGAAGCCCTGCGCAAACTCATCCCCGAATACTTCATCGGATTCGAAACCGCCTCGATCCAGGAGCTCGTCCACGGCATCCTCACCGAACGCGGGCTGACCCTCGCCACGGCCGAAAGCTGCACGGGAGGCGTCATCGCCGCGCGCTTCACCGCCATGCCCGGGGCCTCGGCCTACTTCCGCTGCGGCGTGGTCGCCTACAGCAACGAGGCGAAAGCCGACATCCTGGGTGTCGATGCCGACGACATCGCCCGCTACGGTGCCGTGAGCGAGCAGGTCGTCCGACAGATGGCCGAAGGCGTACGCCGCGTCGCCCGCGCCGACTACGCCGTCGCGACCTCCGGAATCGCCGGGCCCACGGGCGGAAGCCCCGAAAAGCCCGTCGGAACCGTCTGGATCGCCGTCGCCACACCCCGCCAAACAATCGCCCTGTGCAAACAGTGCGGCGCCGACCGCAGCCAGGTCATCGACCGCGCAAGCGCCTTCGCCATCGCCCTGCTCCGCGACGCCCTCCAGGGAAAATAG
- the rpmB gene encoding 50S ribosomal protein L28, whose translation MKVCEITGKVAVVGNNVSHSHHKTKRKFSPNLKTKRFWSEQEGRWITLKVSAAGMKTINKKGLAVALREAVAPKNLY comes from the coding sequence ATGAAAGTTTGCGAAATCACAGGCAAGGTGGCCGTTGTGGGCAACAACGTTTCCCACTCCCACCACAAGACCAAACGCAAATTCAGCCCCAATCTGAAGACGAAGCGTTTCTGGTCCGAGCAGGAAGGCCGCTGGATCACCCTCAAGGTGTCGGCCGCCGGCATGAAAACCATCAACAAGAAAGGGCTCGCTGTCGCACTGCGCGAAGCCGTTGCTCCCAAAAATCTCTACTAA
- the rpmG gene encoding 50S ribosomal protein L33, with translation MAKKGNRVQVILECTEQKESGVAGMSRYITTKNKKNTPERLERRKYNPFLKRVTVHREIK, from the coding sequence ATGGCAAAGAAAGGCAACAGAGTGCAGGTCATCCTCGAATGCACCGAGCAGAAAGAGAGCGGCGTGGCAGGAATGTCCCGTTACATCACCACCAAAAACAAGAAGAACACGCCCGAACGTCTCGAACGCAGAAAGTACAACCCGTTCCTGAAGCGTGTAACCGTACACCGTGAAATCAAATAG
- a CDS encoding DUF4295 domain-containing protein, which yields MAKKVVATLKTGTGKQFTKCIKMVKSDKTGAYMFKEGVIANDLVKDFFDEKK from the coding sequence ATGGCAAAGAAAGTAGTCGCAACGCTGAAAACCGGTACCGGCAAGCAGTTCACCAAGTGCATCAAGATGGTCAAGTCGGACAAAACCGGAGCATACATGTTCAAGGAAGGCGTTATTGCAAACGACCTGGTGAAGGATTTCTTCGACGAGAAGAAATAA
- a CDS encoding glycosyltransferase, with translation MSIRTIAFFNWRYPYGGGEVVTFNLARFFREAGFRVLLYTGELIREKLRALDTETLELRPLSAPGGCKANANKEFLIESIRQEKVDVIIVQGVMEFPSAAIRQATSCKVIFCLHNKPFWEIQFLREQKPSQIANPTLARRIEYLLLRRPVYWLTPKLKKRVTKDYARLLRSVDKCVLLCDEYRRDFDAALTARYGPEIIQGKTAAILNPLTPALPGPETGKQKRVLYVGRLVHTHKRVDRLLKIWRRVEPRHPDWQLQIVGEGEERERLERDAARYGLANVQFLGYRDDMPAIYRAASVICLTSNFEGLPMSLMEGQQYGVIPVSFDSYAGIREIACNGQAGITVPAFSLRKYADRLNDLLDDPEAQERLRQQALLAAKRYDPQTIGQEWLRLFEKL, from the coding sequence ATGTCTATCAGAACCATCGCCTTTTTCAACTGGCGCTATCCATATGGAGGCGGCGAGGTCGTGACGTTCAACCTGGCCCGGTTTTTCCGGGAAGCCGGGTTCCGGGTGCTCCTCTACACCGGAGAGCTCATCCGCGAAAAACTCCGGGCCCTGGACACGGAGACCCTCGAACTACGCCCCCTGTCCGCGCCCGGAGGCTGCAAAGCCAACGCCAACAAGGAGTTCCTGATCGAATCGATCCGGCAGGAAAAGGTCGACGTCATCATCGTGCAGGGTGTCATGGAGTTCCCGAGTGCCGCGATTCGCCAGGCCACCTCCTGCAAGGTCATCTTCTGTCTGCATAACAAACCTTTCTGGGAGATTCAGTTTCTCCGCGAGCAGAAGCCGTCCCAGATCGCCAATCCGACCCTGGCCCGCCGGATCGAATACCTCCTGCTCCGCAGGCCCGTCTACTGGCTGACTCCGAAACTGAAGAAACGGGTTACAAAGGATTATGCCCGGCTGCTGCGCTCCGTCGACAAATGCGTGCTGCTCTGCGACGAATACCGCCGCGATTTCGATGCCGCCCTGACTGCGAGATACGGCCCGGAGATCATACAGGGAAAGACTGCGGCCATCCTCAATCCGCTGACCCCGGCACTGCCCGGCCCGGAAACCGGGAAACAGAAGCGGGTGCTTTACGTCGGACGGCTGGTCCACACCCACAAACGGGTCGACCGGCTGCTGAAGATCTGGCGGCGGGTAGAGCCCCGGCATCCCGACTGGCAGTTGCAGATCGTCGGAGAGGGCGAGGAGCGCGAACGGCTCGAACGCGATGCCGCCCGCTACGGGCTCGCCAACGTCCAATTTCTCGGATACCGGGACGACATGCCCGCCATCTACCGCGCTGCGTCGGTCATCTGCCTGACCTCCAACTTCGAAGGACTTCCCATGAGCCTCATGGAAGGCCAGCAGTACGGGGTGATTCCCGTTTCGTTCGACTCCTATGCCGGGATTCGGGAGATCGCCTGCAACGGCCAGGCCGGAATCACCGTTCCGGCATTCAGCCTGCGCAAGTATGCCGACCGGCTCAACGACCTGCTCGACGATCCGGAGGCACAAGAACGGCTCCGCCAGCAGGCGCTCCTCGCCGCGAAGCGCTACGACCCGCAGACCATCGGGCAAGAGTGGCTTCGCCTGTTCGAAAAACTATAA
- a CDS encoding glycosyltransferase family 4 protein — translation MKKIAFTIFRYGEGIFGGTEAHCRMLAEHLAPYYQVEVLTTTIRYPGCPEQDFPAGESLENGILVRRFQCESRHEQYRQRRKPGCRARRVRYRLDQAGLLAPLASIHPVWTWNLEAEHNFFMTYEEYAPSLAEFVRTHKQEYAAILPICYYFSTTIFTALSAPEKCILIPTAHPEKPLYYSTYSHIFTRVAHIAFNTVSEQRLCRRIFGRHMAPSSIVGVGIETAESLPWDSVREKFGLPERYVLYVGRLHSEKVGNVVPEFIRYRKKYGDDIRLVLVGPGTLKSLHIPEHPAVIATGAVSEAEKSTIIRHATVMVNPSRMESLSLLLLEALHNRIPMLVNGKCEVMKDHCKLSGAALWYDSGRDFRRKLHRLLSDEALRRRMGEKGPVYVREHYGWEVVIPKLRALIESL, via the coding sequence ATGAAAAAAATCGCGTTTACCATCTTCCGTTACGGAGAGGGGATCTTCGGCGGGACCGAAGCCCATTGCCGGATGCTGGCCGAACACCTGGCCCCCTACTATCAGGTCGAGGTGCTCACCACGACAATCCGGTATCCCGGATGTCCGGAACAGGATTTCCCGGCCGGGGAGAGCCTCGAAAACGGAATTCTCGTGCGTCGGTTCCAGTGCGAATCCCGTCACGAGCAATATCGTCAACGGCGGAAACCCGGGTGTCGGGCCCGAAGAGTGCGGTACCGGCTCGATCAGGCCGGGCTTTTGGCTCCGCTGGCCTCGATACACCCCGTCTGGACGTGGAACCTCGAAGCAGAACACAACTTCTTTATGACCTACGAGGAGTATGCCCCCTCCCTGGCAGAATTCGTCCGCACGCACAAGCAGGAGTATGCGGCCATCCTGCCGATCTGCTACTACTTCTCCACCACGATCTTTACGGCGCTCTCCGCCCCGGAGAAGTGCATCCTCATCCCGACGGCACACCCCGAGAAACCGCTCTATTACAGCACCTACTCGCACATCTTCACCCGAGTGGCCCACATCGCCTTCAACACGGTCTCCGAGCAGCGCCTCTGCCGGCGCATCTTCGGCCGGCACATGGCGCCGAGTTCGATCGTCGGGGTCGGGATCGAGACGGCGGAGTCCCTTCCGTGGGATTCCGTGCGTGAAAAGTTCGGGTTGCCCGAGCGCTATGTGCTCTATGTCGGGCGGCTCCACTCGGAGAAGGTCGGCAACGTGGTGCCCGAGTTCATCCGGTACCGGAAAAAGTACGGGGACGACATCCGGCTGGTACTCGTCGGGCCCGGCACGTTGAAGTCCCTGCACATCCCCGAACACCCGGCCGTGATCGCCACGGGAGCCGTCAGCGAGGCGGAGAAGAGCACGATCATCCGTCATGCCACGGTGATGGTCAACCCGTCGAGGATGGAGAGTCTGTCGCTGCTGCTGCTCGAAGCCCTGCACAACCGCATTCCGATGCTGGTGAACGGGAAGTGCGAGGTGATGAAGGACCATTGCAAGCTCAGCGGCGCGGCGCTCTGGTACGATTCCGGGCGCGATTTTCGGAGAAAACTCCATCGGTTGCTCTCCGACGAAGCGCTTCGCCGCCGGATGGGCGAGAAGGGGCCGGTCTACGTCCGCGAGCATTACGGCTGGGAGGTCGTCATTCCCAAACTCCGGGCACTTATCGAGAGCCTCTAA
- the ftsY gene encoding signal recognition particle-docking protein FtsY, which translates to MAFFDIFRKKQQETPVSEEQTQQQRQELSAGLEKTKTGLFSKLARAVAGRSTVDADVLDDLEEVLITSDVGVETTVKIIRRIEERVAHDKYMNTSELQSILREEIADLLEQAHGSAEHFGLDAREGEPYVVMVVGVNGAGKTTTIGKLAAQLTKAGRKVWIGAADTFRAAAIDQLQVWADRAGATMIRQQMGSDPASVAFDTLTSAKANGADVVLIDTAGRLHNKINLMNELTKIRNVMSKVIPGAPHEVMLVLDGSTGQNAFEQARQFTQATQVTSLTITKLDGTAKGGVVIGISDQFHIPVRYIGIGEGIDQLRIFDRREFVNALFGDEKN; encoded by the coding sequence ATGGCTTTTTTCGATATTTTCCGCAAAAAACAGCAGGAGACACCCGTCTCCGAGGAGCAGACCCAACAACAGCGGCAGGAGCTGAGCGCCGGGCTGGAGAAGACCAAAACCGGGCTCTTCTCGAAACTCGCCCGCGCCGTTGCCGGACGCTCCACGGTCGACGCCGACGTACTCGATGATCTGGAGGAGGTGCTCATCACCTCGGACGTCGGGGTCGAGACCACCGTGAAAATCATCCGCCGCATCGAGGAGCGCGTGGCCCACGACAAATACATGAATACCTCCGAGCTGCAGTCGATTCTGCGCGAGGAGATCGCCGACCTGCTCGAACAGGCCCACGGATCGGCCGAACATTTCGGGCTCGACGCCCGCGAGGGCGAACCCTACGTGGTGATGGTCGTCGGCGTGAACGGAGCCGGGAAGACCACCACGATCGGGAAACTCGCCGCACAGCTCACGAAGGCCGGGCGGAAGGTCTGGATCGGAGCCGCCGATACGTTCCGCGCCGCGGCGATCGACCAGCTGCAGGTCTGGGCCGACCGTGCCGGGGCCACGATGATCCGCCAGCAGATGGGCTCCGACCCCGCCTCCGTGGCCTTCGACACGCTCACCTCGGCCAAGGCCAACGGGGCCGATGTCGTACTGATCGACACCGCCGGGCGCCTGCACAACAAGATCAACCTGATGAACGAGTTGACGAAGATCCGCAACGTCATGTCGAAGGTGATCCCCGGGGCGCCCCACGAGGTGATGCTCGTGCTGGACGGCTCGACCGGCCAGAACGCCTTCGAGCAGGCCCGCCAGTTCACCCAGGCCACGCAGGTCACCTCGCTCACGATCACCAAGCTCGACGGCACGGCCAAGGGCGGCGTGGTGATCGGCATCAGCGACCAGTTCCACATTCCGGTGCGCTACATCGGCATCGGCGAGGGGATCGACCAGCTGCGCATCTTCGACCGCCGGGAATTCGTAAACGCCCTGTTCGGAGATGAAAAAAATTAA
- the rimO gene encoding 30S ribosomal protein S12 methylthiotransferase RimO, producing MKKINVITLGCSKNTVDSEHLMARLAAAGYEVRFDSDRTDAKVVVINTCGFIGDAKQESVEMILRAAEAKKAGKIEHLFVIGCLSERYADELRTEIPEVDEYFGARTWDGIVRALGAAEDPALATERHLTTPKHYAYLKISEGCNWKCGYCAIPLIRGPHVSVPMEVLEEEARKLAAQGVRELIVIAQDTTYYGLDLYGKRRIAELLRRLCRIDGIEWIRLHYAYPAAFPEELIEVMASEPRICKYLDIPFQHISDAQLTAMLRRHTKAEALELIRRLRTAIPDLALRTTLLVGYPGETETDFEELLDFVREVRFERLGVFPYSEEEGTYSARELRDDVPEEIKQQRVDRIMALQNEISLENNRRRVGRIERVLIDSRQGDWYVGRTQYDSPEVDQEILVPADGKRLRKGHFYDIKVVQAEDYDLYGEPVAK from the coding sequence ATGAAAAAAATTAACGTCATCACGCTCGGCTGCTCGAAAAACACCGTCGACAGCGAGCACCTCATGGCCCGGTTGGCGGCGGCCGGATACGAAGTCCGTTTCGACAGCGACCGCACCGATGCCAAGGTGGTCGTCATCAACACCTGCGGGTTCATCGGCGACGCCAAGCAGGAGTCCGTCGAGATGATCCTCCGTGCCGCCGAGGCCAAGAAGGCCGGGAAGATCGAACATCTGTTCGTCATCGGATGTCTCTCGGAGCGCTACGCCGACGAGCTGCGCACCGAAATTCCCGAGGTCGACGAATACTTCGGAGCCCGCACCTGGGACGGCATTGTCCGGGCCCTCGGGGCTGCCGAAGACCCGGCACTCGCCACCGAACGCCACCTCACGACCCCGAAGCACTACGCCTACCTGAAGATCTCCGAGGGCTGCAACTGGAAGTGCGGCTACTGTGCCATTCCGCTCATCCGCGGGCCGCACGTCTCGGTGCCCATGGAGGTGCTGGAGGAGGAGGCCCGCAAACTGGCCGCGCAGGGCGTCCGCGAGTTGATCGTCATCGCCCAGGACACCACATACTACGGGCTCGACCTTTACGGGAAGCGGCGGATTGCCGAGTTGCTGCGCCGCCTGTGCCGCATCGACGGGATCGAGTGGATCCGCCTCCACTACGCCTATCCGGCGGCATTCCCCGAAGAGCTCATCGAGGTGATGGCCTCCGAACCCAGGATCTGCAAGTACCTCGACATCCCCTTCCAGCACATCTCCGACGCCCAGCTCACGGCCATGTTGCGCCGCCACACCAAGGCCGAGGCGCTGGAGCTGATCCGGCGTCTGCGCACGGCGATTCCCGACCTGGCCCTGCGCACCACCCTGCTGGTCGGCTACCCCGGGGAGACCGAGACCGATTTCGAGGAGCTGCTCGACTTCGTGCGCGAGGTGCGCTTCGAGCGGCTCGGCGTATTCCCCTACTCCGAGGAGGAGGGGACCTATTCCGCCCGCGAACTCCGCGACGACGTTCCCGAGGAGATCAAGCAGCAGCGCGTGGACCGCATCATGGCCCTGCAGAACGAAATATCGCTCGAAAACAACCGACGCCGTGTGGGACGCATCGAGCGCGTGCTGATCGATTCCCGGCAGGGCGACTGGTATGTCGGACGCACGCAATACGACTCGCCGGAAGTCGATCAGGAGATTCTCGTCCCGGCCGACGGGAAAAGGCTCCGAAAAGGACATTTTTACGACATAAAGGTAGTACAGGCCGAAGATTACGACCTCTACGGGGAACCCGTTGCAAAATAA
- a CDS encoding cell division protein ZapA: MSKKQAITLKIAGKSYPFNIESGKEEVYRLAEREVNSYLVLIKQQNIKGWGDQDYLAMAALKFAIANVAMRQSREVDNEDLNKLEKIGTEIDSYLNTLKP, translated from the coding sequence ATGTCGAAAAAACAGGCGATAACCCTCAAGATAGCAGGTAAAAGCTATCCATTCAATATCGAAAGCGGAAAAGAAGAGGTCTATCGACTGGCTGAACGGGAGGTTAACAGCTATCTCGTGCTGATAAAACAACAGAATATCAAAGGCTGGGGAGATCAGGATTATCTCGCAATGGCAGCCCTGAAATTCGCAATTGCAAATGTCGCCATGCGGCAGAGCAGGGAGGTCGACAACGAAGACCTCAACAAACTGGAAAAAATCGGCACCGAAATAGACTCATACCTCAACACCCTGAAACCCTGA